One Buchnera aphidicola (Aphis glycines) genomic window, ATTAAAACATATGAAAAAAAAATTAAAAAAAATATAGATCAATGGCTTAAAAATCATATTAAATTAAAAACTTGGAATTATTTAAATCAAAAAAGTATAATATCTTTTCAAAATCGTTATATTTTAGAAGAACATATTATTAACGATGAATTTTCTCAATTAAAATTTTTTAAAAAAGGTAGTTATTATGATCTTAAGTCGTATCAATAATATAGAATTAAAAAGTAATATTTTATTAAATTCAGATCATAATTGTGGTTTTAATGTTGCTAGCTTTGATTTTTACCAAGCTATTTTTAATGCATGTAAAAAAAAATTGTTAAATCAAGAAATTAATTTTGATAATATTTCTACAAAAAAAAAGAAAAAAGATACTGAAGATATTACATCTATTAATTTTTTAGTCAATAATCTGTTGAATATTTTCAATAAAAAAAACATAAAAAGTAACTTTTATGTTCAAAAAAATACTAATATAAAAAAACAAAAAAAAAAGATAGATCAAAATTTTAAGTTAAAATTGCATTTTTCTTCAAAAAATAAAAACACAATTAATATAGAAGATAATAGAAAAATCATGCAAACATTTAAAAAAAATGAAATATTAAATAATTTAACAAATGTTAAAAATAAGTATTTTTCAATGCATGATTATAACGTTATTAATTATTTTAAAAAACCTTGCAGTAAAAATAATTTTAGCAAAATTAATCATTTAACATTGATCAAAAATAAAAAAAATTCTGTTAAAGCAAGTAAAAATTCTATATTGTTTAAAAATCATATAAATAGTGCATCACACGCATGTGTTATCAAAAATTTATATAAGAATCATAATTTTATATATGAGATAAATTCCTTAAAAAAAACAGATAAAAGTAATTTCTTTGAACTAAATAAAAAATCAACATTTTTTTTAAATAATAAAAAAAGTCTTCAGTGGAAAAAAGCGATTAGCCAACAAGTGTTATTATCTATTTCTAATAAAGATAACAGAGCTGAAATTCGTTTAACACCAATGTTGCTTGGAACAATATATGTAAAAATTAAAATAAAAAATAATCAAGCGCAACTAAAATTAATTTCAGATCATATAGAAATTAAAAATTTTTTAAATAGTTGCATTCCATTTTTACATGATTCTTTAATTAAAAATGGTATTTTTTTAAAAAAAGTTAATATTTCTAATGCTTTTGACACGCAAAAAAATCGAAATTTATCTCGTTTAAAAAATATGCCTAGAATGTCTAGTGAAATGCAAATGTTTTATAAAAATTTTAAAAATAATGCATGTGTAGATACGTATGTTTAATATTATATGAATATATAATTAAAATTTTTTATTAAGTTTAAAACTTAAAAAATAAATTTCAATATAACTTTTAATGACTTTTACCTATAAGGTACATAATACATGGGAAAAAGTAACGGTGTAAATAGTATCAAGCAAACAACTAATAAAGAAAAAGAAATACATAACGTTTTAAGTATAAAAGAAATTCAAGCATTAGAGAAAATTAATAGAAAATTTATAGAAAAAATAACGACATATTTTTCAAATCTTATTAAAAATGATGTAAAATTAAATGTTTTTTCTATTAAACTTAATACGTATATAAATAACGAAAAAGATGTTAAATATTTACTTGTTAGTACAACGGAAATATTAAATTTCAATAAAAAACTTTTTATATTTTTTTCAGATAATTTATTATCTATTTTTATAGATCTATTATTTGGAGGTAATGGTACTTGTCGAGAAAAAATTAATCAAAATAGAAATCTCACATATATAGAAAAAATTACTATTAAAAAGATTCTCAAACTTATTTTTAGTACCTATTGTAAATTTTTTAAAAATATCTTTTCTATTGATATACATAATTGTTATACAAAAATTATTAACATTGAAAAAGATGCTATTTTAAAAGAAAATTACATCACTAATTATTTTAACTTAAGTTTAAATAGTATAAATGTTTTTTTTACTATCTTTTTGCCTGTTTCCGTCATTAAAAAATATTTTCAGAAGTTAAATTCTTCGAAAAGTAATGTAAAATGTTTAACAAAAAATATAGATTT contains:
- a CDS encoding flagellar hook-length control protein FliK; its protein translation is MILSRINNIELKSNILLNSDHNCGFNVASFDFYQAIFNACKKKLLNQEINFDNISTKKKKKDTEDITSINFLVNNLLNIFNKKNIKSNFYVQKNTNIKKQKKKIDQNFKLKLHFSSKNKNTINIEDNRKIMQTFKKNEILNNLTNVKNKYFSMHDYNVINYFKKPCSKNNFSKINHLTLIKNKKNSVKASKNSILFKNHINSASHACVIKNLYKNHNFIYEINSLKKTDKSNFFELNKKSTFFLNNKKSLQWKKAISQQVLLSISNKDNRAEIRLTPMLLGTIYVKIKIKNNQAQLKLISDHIEIKNFLNSCIPFLHDSLIKNGIFLKKVNISNAFDTQKNRNLSRLKNMPRMSSEMQMFYKNFKNNACVDTYV